The following proteins are co-located in the Purpureocillium takamizusanense chromosome 10, complete sequence genome:
- a CDS encoding uncharacterized protein (COG:O~EggNog:ENOG503P1XI) translates to MSSMNSRLKGFGFGKRKSAASIQTTDGVPPASTPPPGQIPQHQQIPHPGPTPPLGASSSTTSLPMNHPGPGNRPPSYTANYPQGPPGAPVDRTSPHPGPLNRTPPSQMAGGPPPINTGAPVGYPPNMNPMGQGPPPMGAPAPGGGPPGFGGQQGYPPGAPPPAGGPIAQQYQRTNPAAEVEGASKSKAQLIVGIDFGTTFSGVAFAFATNNEAKEDIITEWPGAGSYTKQKIPTVLYYDQYQKVVGWGPDIADALAPTGYPKPGVQKVEWFKLQLMLSGNTYIDPINLPPLPPGKSEIDVAADYLFKLRQAMRSALQKTLGEVFNREERNIRYYLTVPAIWNDAGKAATRAAAIQAGFLRDENDNRLTLISEPEAAALFCSKTGLLNLKVHDAVLIVDCGGGTVDLIAYEVEEENPFTVAECTAGSGDSCGSTALNRNFSNILRTKIRKMKLPDGSKTAGRVYAKCIMDFENRIKADFRNNGQKWAVDVGIEAEFPEAGIEEGYMTFTNEEILQCFEPVVNRILELVRNQIIAIQAQNRTLQNILVVGGFGASEYLFQQIKLHVPPQFQSKVVRPMDSVAAIVKGAVTAGITERIITHRVARRHYLMATLQPFKEGYHPEAYRVPSLDGKDRCKFTRQIFVQKGQKVKNGEPVKVSFFRQVAPGATLMYEDVLYACDDDVCPEYTKDPRIKEVVTLTSDLSRKNLEKDFERMDTPQGTFYRVYFDIYLTLDGSEFSAELVCQGEVMGRCRARFR, encoded by the exons ATGAGCTCTATGAACTCCCGCCTCAAAGGCTTCGGGTTCGGGAAACGCAAATCAGCCGCAAGCATCCAGACCACCGACGGGGTCCCTCCCGCCagcaccccgccgcccggtcAAATACCTCAACACCAGCAGATTCCGCACCCCGGCCCGACGCCTCCcctcggcgcctcgtcgtcgacgaccagTCTCCCCATGAACCACCCAGGCCCAGGCAACCGGCCGCCCAGCTACACGGCCAACTATCCTCAGGGCCCTCCCGGCGCCCCCGTCGACCGCACCAGCCCTCATCCCGGACCCCTCAACCGCACTCCGCCGAGCCAGATGGCCGGAGGGCCGCCTCCCATCAACACAGGCGCTCCCGTCGGCTACCCGCCGAACATGAACCCTATGGGCcaggggccgccgccgatgggaGCTCCCGCGCCCGGTGGTGGTCCCCCCGGCTTTGGTGGCCAGCAGGGATATCCTCCCGGCGCACCGCCCCCCGCTGGAGGTCCCATCGCCCAGCAGTACCAGAGAACcaaccccgccgccgaggttgAGGGCGCGAGCAAAAGCAAGGCTCAACTGATTGTCGGCATTGATTTC GGCACCACTTTCTCTGGCGTCGCATTTGCCTTTGCGACCAACAAtgaggccaaggaggacaTCATCACGGAGTGGCCTGGTGCTGGCTCGTACACCAAGCAAAAG ATCCCAACCGTTCTGTACTACGACCAGTATCAGAAGGTCGTGGGCTGGGGCCCCGAtatcgccgacgccctggccccGACGGGCTACCCCAAGCCCGGCGTGCAAAAGGTCGAGTGGTTCAAGCTGCAGCTCATGCTCAGCGGCAACACGTACATTGACCCCATCAACCtgccccccctgcccccggGCAAGTCCGAAATCGATGTCGCGGCCGACTACCTTTTCAAGCTGCGTCAGGCTATGCGGTCGGCGTTGCAGAAGACACTGGGCGAGGTTTTCAACCGCGAGGAGCGCAACATTCGGTACTACCTAACGGTGCCCGCCATCTGGAacgacgccggcaaggcggcgacgcgtgCTGCCGCTATCCAGGCCGGATTCCTCCGCGACGAGAACGACAACCGCCTAACGCTCATTTCCGAGCCCGAAGCTGCCGCTCTTTTCTGCTCAAAGACTGGTCTGCTGAACCTCAAGGTCCACGACGCGGTGCTCATTGTCGactgcggtggcggcactGTGGATTTGATCGCCTATGaagtcgaggaggagaaccCCTTCACTGTTGCCGAGTGCACGGCGGGATCTGGAGACTCGTGCGGCTCCACCGCCCTGAATCGCAACTTCAGCAACATCCTGCGCACCAAGATCCGCAAGATGAAGCTGCCGGACGGGTCCAAGACCGCTGGCCGAGTCTACGCTAAGTGCATCATGGACTTTGAAAACCGCATCAAGGCCGACTTCCGCAACAACGGTCAAAAATGGGCCGTCGATGtgggcatcgaggccgagttCCCCGAAGCCGGTATCGAGGAGGGATACATGACTTTTACCAACGAAGAGATTCTGCAGTGCTTCGAGCCGGTGGTCAACCGCATCCTCGAGCTGGTGCGCAACCAGATCATCGCCATCCAGGCGCAAAACCGCACACTACAGAACAttcttgtcgtcggtggcTTCGGTGCGTCGGAGTACTTGTTCCAGCAGATCAAGCTCCACGTGCCCCCGCAGTTCCAATCCAAGGTCGTCCGCCCCATGGACTCTgtggccgccatcgtcaagggCGCTGTCACTGCCGGCATCACGGAGCGTATCATCACCCATCGCGTGGCCCGTCGGCATTACctcatggcgacgctgcagcCCTTCAAGGAAGGGTACCATCCGGAGGCGTATCGCGTGCCCTCACTGGACGGCAAGGATCGGTGCAAGTTCACGCGACAGATTTTCGTGCAGAAGGGGCAAAAGGTCAAGAACGGCGAGCCGGTCAAAGTGTCCTTTTTCCGGCAGGTCGCCCCTGGCGCCACGCTCATGTACGAGGATGTGTTGTATGCGTGCGATGACGATGTCTGCCCGGAGTACACCAAGGACCCTC GCATCAAGGAAGTCGTCACCCTTACCTCGGACCTCTCGCGCAAAAACCTGGAAAAGGACTTTGAGCGGATGGACACCCCGCAAGGCACGTTCTACCGTGTCTACTTCGACATTTACCTGACGCTCGACGGCTCCGAGTTCAGCGCCGAGCTGGTGTGCCAAGGCGAGGTTATGGGACGTTGCCGAGCGCGCTTCAGGTAA
- the GLK1 gene encoding Hexokinase (EggNog:ENOG503NW32~COG:G), producing the protein MALAAETKRVVAQFDFSDSDVDLHVKEFLRQMDEGLEKDGTSLSQIPTYVTGVPNGTEKGLYMAVDLGGTNFRVCAIQLNGDTTFNLTYSKVAIPPELMVAKTSSELFAFLAKQIEVFLKDHHAERFASNANEHIFRLGFTFSFPVKQLAINKGLLIRWTKGFDIPEAVGKDVCALLQTEIDKLGLPVKVAALVNDTVGTLMARSYTSNGKHRSLMGAIFGTGTNGAYIEKTANIKKPIEGEYDTSTGEMVVNTEWGSFDNQLNVLPTTPWDKALDLETPNPGFQMFEKRISGMFLGELVRLAIVDMMKNEEISLFRDINSSFNDWMTTTSIPKESGLLRTGGLDSAILSVAAADNSPDLSTLRQSLENDLHVYNPALEDAQAFKAVAGAVVRRAARMSAVAIGAIALRSGLLDDPKEEVLDIGVDGSLVEHYPFFREMIYEALPAVEGVGAAGAKKIRIGIAKDGSGVGAALIALVAQQQQGK; encoded by the exons ATGGCGCTCGCAGCCGAAACGAAGCGGGTTGTCGCGCAGTTTGACTTTTCCGACAGCGATGTCGACCTTCACGTCAAGGAGTTCTTGCGACAAATGG ACGAGGGGCTGGAAAAAGATGGCACCAGCCTGAGCCAGATCCCCACTTACGTCACCGGAGTCCCAAACGGCACAGAAAAG GGTCTGTACATGGCCGTCGACCTTGGCGGAACCAACTTTCGCGTTTGCGCCATCCAGCTCAATGGCGACACGACCTTCAACCTGACCTACTCCAAGGTCGCGATTCCCCCAGAGCTTATGGTGGCCAAGACATCGTCGGAGCTCTTTGCTTTTCTCGCTAAGCAGATTGAGGTATTCCTCAAAGACCATCATGCTGAGCGTTTTGCCAGCAACGCCAACGAACACATCTTCCGCCTCGGCTTCACATTCAGCTTCCCAGTCAAGCAGCTGGCAATCAACAAGGGCCTGCTCATAAGATGGACAAAGGGCTTTGACATCCCCGAGGCGGTCGGCAAGGATGTGTGTGCCCTCCTGCAGACTGAGATTGACAAGCTCGGTCTGCCGGTCAAGGTGGCTGCCCTGGTCAACGATACCGTTGGCACGCTCATGGCGCGTTCCTACACGTCGAACGGCAAGCATCGATCCCTCATGGGTGCCATTTTCGGCACTGGCACCAACGGTGCGTATATTGAGAAGACGGCCAACATCAAAAAGCCGATCGAGGGCGAGTACGACACGTCAACCGGTGAGATGGTTGTCAACACCGAGTGGGGGTCGTTTGATAACCAGCTCAATGTattgccgacgacgccgtgggACAAGGCACTCGATCTCGAAACGCCCAACCCCGGCTTCCAGATGTTTGAGAAGCGAATCTCCGGCATgttcctcggcgagctggtgCGCCTGGCGATTGTGGACATGATGAAGAATGAAGAAATCTCCCTGTTCAGGGACATCAATTCGAGCTTCAATGACTGGATGACGACCACTAGCATTCCCAAGGAGTCGGGTCTGCTTAGGACGGGAGGTCTGGATAGCGCCATCCTgtctgtcgccgccgcggataACAGCCCAGACCTGTCAACACTGCGGCAGTCTCTCGAGAACGACCTCCACGTGTACAACCCCGCCCTAGAGGACGCCCAAGCcttcaaggccgtcgccggtgccgtcgtccgccgcgcggcgcgcatgtcggctgtcgccatcggcgccatcgccctgaggtcgggcctgctcgacgaccccaAGGAGGAAGTGCTGGATATTGGCGTGGACGGCAGCCTGGTGGAGCACTACCCCTTCTTCCGCGAGATGATCTACGAGGCTCTCCCGGCAGTCGAGGgtgttggcgccgccggtgccaaGAAGATTCGCATCGGCATCGCTaaggacggcagcggcgtcggcgccgcgctcatcGCGCTCgtggcgcagcagcagcaaggaaaATGA
- a CDS encoding uncharacterized protein (COG:S~CAZy:GH152~EggNog:ENOG503NUTF~SECRETED:SignalP(1-20~SECRETED:cutsite=VES-VR~SECRETED:prob=0.8652)), whose amino-acid sequence MGQLLLVAVTFGSFLHPVESVRVPHTKRHRQVGSPRDPRGSALPARRGPPQNWEGKIPLIVTNKCESTIWPGIATQSGTGPGTGGFELEPGTNKTLWVSPEWQGRVWGRTNCTVNGDSCACKTGDCFSKLDCEFSGAPPATLAEFNLAGGVTGMQTFYDISLVDGYNLPMGINYIPAKNTTYIPPNLTNCACVATSGWLYTTAQTGTYYANSTYPIPLEHDETNDSVGSWCPWPNLAFPPTKPGDGVYPYPDDNIQRPAFSPCKSACAATGADKDCCVGKYHDPKICKPSLYSKSVKAVCPDAYSFAFDDQQSTFIIPKGGGWEVVMCPAGRSTNILRQLGKELFEIASGGRLSELSMKRLRNVTYIEGNKEGAASRDRPLGTVTTGVVAAVAAAWLVL is encoded by the exons ATGGGTCAGCTACTTCTGGTTGCGGTCACGTTTGGGTCGTTTCTCCATCCTGTCGAATCGGTGCGGGTCCCGCATACCAAACGCCACCGGCAAGTCGGCTCTCCCAGGGATCCAAGAGGGAGTGCGTTGCCAGCGAGGAGAGGTCCGCCACAGAACTGGGAGGGCAAGATCCCCCTCATCGTCACGAATAAATGCGAGTCAACGATTTGGCCCGGAATCGCTACTCAGTCCGGCACCGGTCCCGGCACCGGAGGCTTTGAGCTTGAACCGGGGACGAACAAGACGCTCTGGGTGAGCCCCGAATGGCAAGGCCGCGTGTGGGGGCGAACAAACTGTACTGTCAATGGAGACTCGTGCGCTTGCAAGACGGGAGACTGCTTCTCCAAGCTCGATTGCGAATTCAGC GGGGCGCCCCCTGCCACTCTCGCCGAGTTCaatctcgccggcggcgtcactGGCATGCAGACATTTTACGACATTTCCCTTGTCGACGGATACAACCTCCCAATGGGCATCAACTACATCCCGGCCAAGAACACAACGTACATCCCCCCGAACCTTACCAACTGCGCTTGTGTGGCAACGAGCGGCTGGCTATACACCACGGCCCAAACCGGGACGTATTATGCCAATTCAACGTATCCGATTCCCTTGGAACACGATGAGACGAATGACAGCGTCGGTAGCTGGTGTCCATGGCCGAACCTCGCTTTCCCCCCCACCAAGCCTGGGGACGGCGTCTATCCCTACCCCGATGACAACATCCAGCGCCCGGCCTTTTCTCCCTGCAAgagcgcctgcgcggccaccggcgccgacaaggacTGCTGCGTGGGCAAGTACCACGACCCCAAGATCTGCAAACCATCTCTATACAGCAAGTCGGTCAAGGCCGTGTGCCCCGATGCGTACAGCTTTGCCTTTGACGACCAGCAGTCAACCTTTATCATCCCCAagggcggcgggtgggaggTGGTCATGTGCCCGGCTGGGCGCTCGACTAACATCCTGCGCCAGCTAGGCAAGGAATTGTTTGAGATTGCCAGCGGCGGACGTCTATCGGAGCTATCTATGAAGCGGCTGCGCAACGTTACCTATATCGAGGGTAATAAGGAGGGAGCCGCAAGCAGGGACCGGCCGCTTGGCACGGTGACGACcggcgtcgttgccgccgtcgccgccgcttggcTCGTCTTGTGA
- a CDS encoding uncharacterized protein (EggNog:ENOG503NZTA~TransMembrane:10 (i57-78o90-111i118-135o147-166i187-206o212-234i264-284o304-322i334-355o361-382i)~COG:G): protein MDFYLANLVVLCAINTSLLYCQRRCRVQAALPSINDTARGSETLQLHRAGSLQARFLVVYAFAVAADWLQGPHIYAIYKYEKHLPEESVALLYAAGFVSGAASAPMVGQLADRFGRRLACQIYCFAACTSCSLILRDSLSLLLLGRVFGGISTTLLFSVFEAWMIAEFHRQGLDRSGTSLDQIFGRMTLVSSTVAIVAGVVGNILVEATGTRLWPFAVSSLSAVVAFCTMSVLWQENYGIVPVGKGLIICLLHGARQALSNRRIAALGLASCCLEGAMYLFVFFWSAALKSARVRIRPDEDVPYGLIFSCFMCSMALGSLISQTVNGVSSAKTAATNLVIAMLAASASLSGAAVLDNEPLLFWSFCLLEFCFGIYFPAMAALKSQFIEDDFRGAVYSSLRLPLNLFVVIAHSLDCEAIETSSFWYLRPF from the exons ATGGACTTCTACCTCGCAAACCTCGTTGTCCTCTGTGCTATCAACACGAGCCTCCTGTACTGCCAGCGTCGATGCAGAGTCCAGGCGGCCCTGCCCTCGATCAACGACACGGCCCGAGGAAGCGAAACATTACAATTGCATCGTGCTGGAAGCCTCCAAGCCCGTTTCCTAGTAGTCTACGcctttgccgtcgcggccgactGGCTCCAG GGCCCCCACATATACGCCATTTACAAGTACGAGAAACATCTTCCCGAGGAGAGTGTTGCGCTTTTGTACGCCGCCGGATTCGTGTCCGGAGCTGCGAGCGCGCCAATGGTCGGGCAGCTGGCAGACCGGTTCGGCAGGCGGCTCGCATGCCAAATCTATTGCTTTGCGGCCTGTACATCATGCTCGCTGATTCTACGTGACAGTCTATCCCTGCTTCTCCTAGGTCGTGTGTTCGGAGGAATCTCGACGACACTCCTGTTCAGCGTGTTTGAGGCTTGGATGATTGCCGAATTCCACCGCCAGGGTCTAGACAGGTCAGGCACCTCCCTGGATCAGATCTTTGGACGCATGACACTGGTCAGCAGTACCGTGGCCATCGTTGCTGGAGTCGTCGGTAATATCTTGGTTGAAGCTACGGGTACTCGCCTCTGGCCCTTTGCTGTTAGTTCGCTGAGCGCTGTGGTTGCTTTTTGCACAATGTCGGTGCTCTGGCAAGAGAACTATGGCATTGTACCAGTGGGCAAAGGCCTCATCATCTGCCTACTTCACGGCGCGCGACAAGCTCTTTCGAACAGGCGAATTGCGGCTTTGGGCCTTGCGTCGTGCTGTCTGGAAGGAGCCATGTACTTGTTTGTCTTCTTCTGGTCGGCTGCGCTCAAGAGCGCCCGAGTGCGTATTCGACCAGACGAGGACGTGCCGTACGGGCTCATCTTCTCGTGCTTCATGTGCTCCATGGCATTGGGGTCGCTCATTTCACAAACGGTCAATGGAGTTTCCTCGGCCAAGACTGCGGCCACCAACTTGGTCATTGCGATGCTGGCTGCGAGTGCGAGTCTGTCTGGCGCCGCTGTACTTGACAATGAGCCACTTCTGTTTTGGAGTTTTTGCCTCCTTGAATTTTGCTTCGGAATCTACTTTCCAGCCATGGCTGCTCTCAAAAGTCAGTTTATCGAAGACGACTTTCGCGGCGCCGTCTACAGCTCCCTCAGGCTACCACTGAATTTATTTGTCGTGATCGCCCACAGTCTCGACTGCGAAG CCATCGAAACCTCGTCTTTCTGGTACTTGCGGCCCTTTTAA
- a CDS encoding N-terminal methionine N(alpha)-acetyltransferase NatE (COG:S~EggNog:ENOG503Q36R), whose protein sequence is MSLPSSRGPAAQASIRSFFTAKTPKYAPPPTSRDASSDAPAPTASGATAIHVAPDQMQSQMRAEPPTVALASRPPLPESLPREAAIRPVTLSDTPALRRINSLLLPVSYPDTFYARAIDPTESGPFSRVITWAHDGEEPKVVGGVVCRVEPALLSGSSQDDGLVPQILYIQSLCLLSPYRGLGLINTALENIVGTVIANPALGVRTVTAHVWTENEEALHWYEARGFSRLEPAIEGYYLKLRPGSAFLVHRDVGASLRGALPRASPPTEAPSTIPASITAAVVNLPPQSTRPPPPPGGPPPPSDSSTSTPPPGLSRGQSYQNQRAETEWNDLPADMAPGMLAPPRKNGSEPGSSASSRSSSTVRKKRDRSYPAAAFGS, encoded by the coding sequence ATGTCGCTGCCATCCAGCAGAGGCCCTGCGGCGCAGGCATCGATACGCTCCTTTTTCACCGCCAAAACACCAAAGTatgccccgccgccgacatcacGAGATGCCTCCTCCGACGCCCCAGCTcccacggccagcggcgcgacAGCGATACACGTTGCGCCAGACCAGATGCAATCACAGATGCGAGCCGAGCCCCCTACCGTCGCGCTAGCCTCCCGGCCCCCCCTACCCGAGTCCCTCCCCCGCGAGGCCGCGATCCGGCCCGTTACCCTCTCCGACACGCCGGCCCTACGGCGCATCAActccctgctgctgcccgtcagCTACCCCGACACCTTTTacgcccgcgccatcgacCCAACCGAGTCGGGACCCTTCTCCCGCGTCATCACCTGGgcgcacgacggcgaggagcccaaggtcgttggcggcgtcgtctgccgCGTTGAGCCTGCGCTGCTGTCGGGGAGCAGCCAGGATGATGGCCTGGTCCCGCAGATCCTATACATCCAGTCGCTGTGCCTACTCTCGCCGTATCGCGGCCTGGGCCTCATCAATACTGCGCTGGAGAACATCGTCGGGACGGTCATAGCGAACCCTGCGCTGGGCGTCCGTACCGTCACGGCGCACGTGTGGACCGAGAACGAGGAGGCCCTCCACTGGTACGAGGCACGAGGATTCAGTCGCCTGGAACCAGCAATCGAGGGGTACTACCTCAAGCTCCGCCCCGGTTCCGCGTTCCTTGTTCaccgcgacgtcggcgcaTCGCTGCGAGGCGCGCTCCCTCGCGCGTCCCCGCCTACTGAAGCCCCATCCACAATACCGGCCAGCATCACCGCAGCCGTGGTGAACTTGCCGCCACAAAGCACGCGaccaccgcctcccccgggcggccctcctcctccatccgACAGCAGCACATCGACGCCCCCGCCAGGTCTCTCGCGCGGCCAGTCGTACCAGAACCAACGGGCCGAGACGGAGTGGAACGATCTGCCGGCTGACATGGCCCCCGGcatgctcgcgccgccgcggaagaaCGGCAGCGAGCCCGGATCcagcgcgagctcgagaagcagctcgacggTGCGCAAGAAGCGGGACCGGTCATatcccgccgcggcgtttGGGAGCTGA
- a CDS encoding uncharacterized protein (COG:E~COG:H~EggNog:ENOG503NXJK): MLHGSSSIVRSAHSIPIHPSIRNPPLPQAITMGGQTPQQQPGASATTTTTALIKWVLDTRPLWPAAKQTKDLSSVAARALDLLTPEERSNVLRYYHVKDAKLALGSALLKRLAIVRCARVPWRDAVPTRDAVPTRDARTHKPVFRVPVPAPPRHADSYGTTSAASASAGMASSETAAAAVSGDDDAERQSADGDDDYTEPLLFNVSHQAGLVVLLALAAPPSRAATAVGVDIVCPSERRARDREMVSREGWPRYVAMHEDVFSPGEAARLRALEEEEEDCAPPSSAGGGGRQQQEEDRTDVMLAHFYALWCLREGYVKMTGDALLAPWLRDLDMRNVAPPPKPPLASVPHGGGGGGDDATAAAAAKTTEAARGAGLGLEIYLHGERVRDADVRLEWLLGDEYMVCTAVRWGHHHHYHHQQQQQQQQQRDCASGGEQGEEDATADTLASPFVQLDLEQVLVEAEAADRQT; this comes from the exons ATGCTCCACGGTTCATCATCCATAGTTCGTTCTGCACACAGcatccccatccatccatctatccgcaacccccctctcccccaaGCCATCACTATGGGCGGCCAAACGCCTCAACAGCAGCCAGGCgcctccgcgacgacgacgaccacagCCCTCATCAAATGGGTCCTCGACACGCGGCCTCTCTGGCCCGCAGCCAAGCAGACCAAAGACCTCTCCTCCGTG GCCGCCCGCGCACTCGACCTCCTCACGCCAGAGGAGCGCTCCAACGTCCTGCGCTACTACCACGTCAAGGACGCGaagctcgccctcggctccGCCCTGCTCAAGCGCCTCGCCATCGTGCGCTGCGCACGCGTCCCCTggcgcgacgccgtgccCACGCGGGACGCCGTGCCCACGCGGGACGCCCGCACGCACAAGCCCGTCTTCCGTGTCCCTGtccctgctcctcctcgccatgccGACAGCTACGGAACGACGTCCGCGGCATCTGCATCGGCAGGTATGGCGTCGTCAGAAacggccgcagcggccgtcagcggtgatgatgatgcagaGCGCCAGtcggcagacggcgacgacgactacacGGAGCCCCTCCTCTTCAACGTCTCCCACCaagccggcctcgtcgtcctcctcgccctcgccgcgcccccgtcccgcgccgccaccgccgtaGGCGTCGACATCGTCTGCCCCtcggagcggcgcgcgcgcgaccgcGAGATGGTGTCGCGCGAGGGCTGGCCGCGCTACGTCGCCATGCACGAGGACGTCTTCTCGCCCGGCGAAGCCGCCCGCCTTCGCGCCctagaagaagaagaagaagactgcgcgccgccgtcaagcgctggaggcggcggcaggcagcagcaggaggaggacagGACGGACGTGATGCTCGCGCATTTTTACGCCCTGTGGTGTCTCCGCGAGGGGTATGTCAAGATGACGGGCGatgcgctgctggcgccatggctgcgcGACCTTGATATGCGCAACGTCGCCCCGCCTCCGAAGCCGCCGCTTGCGTCCGTTCcccatggtggtggtggtggtggtgacgatgcaacagcagcagcagcagcaaaaaCAACGGAAGCGGCACGGGGCGCAGGATTGGGACTCGAAATCTATCTGCACGGAGAGCgcgtgcgcgacgccgacgtgcgCCTCGAGtggctcctcggcgacgagtACATGGTCTGCACGGCTGTCCGGTGgggtcatcatcatcattatcatcatcagcagcagcagcagcagcagcagcagcgtgattgcgccagcggcggcgagcaaggTGAAGAAGACGCAACAGCGGACACGTTGGCGAGCCCGTTTGTGCAGCTCGACCTGGAGCaggtgctcgtcgaggcagaAGCGGCGGACAGGCAGACATAG